Proteins from a genomic interval of Pseudomonas sp. RC10:
- the tssF gene encoding type VI secretion system baseplate subunit TssF, which yields MNPRLLELYNQELQHVRESAAEFAKEYPKIAGRLTLSGLDCADPYVERLLEGFAYLTARVQLKLDAEYPTFTHNLLEIAYPHYLAPTPSMTVVQMQIDPNEGSLSSGFTLPRDSVLRATLGRDSQTSCEYRSAHAVTLWPLKVSHAEYFGNPATVLGRLAASEPKAKAGLRITLKTGAELPFNSLNLENLPLYLNGADELPFHLYEQLLGNACAVFARQPGSDWVERLPSDALKPRGFDDREAAMPVVAQAFQGYRLLQEYFALPQRYLFVDFTGLSRAVQRCEGQELELIVLFERLDQSLEGSVGSQQFVPFCTPAINLFPRRVDRIHLSDRVNEHHVIADRTRPMDFEIHSLTGVTGHGTGPEQAFLPFYAVRDPSRYGRDKAYYTLRREPRVLSSEQRRTGTRSTYVGSETFVSLVDSQQAPHRHDLRQLGVSALCTNRDLPLFMNVGGGKTDFTLADSAPVTSIRCLAGPSRPRASHAHDQKAWRLISQLSLNYLSLSEQGQGAAALRELLRLYGDAQDAALQLQIEGLIDVSSKPCTRRLPMPGPIVFGRGLEITLEFDENAFRGTGVFLMGSVFQRFLARYVSINSFTETVIRTRERGEIMRWKAQPGRRPTL from the coding sequence ATGAACCCGCGTCTGCTGGAACTGTACAACCAGGAACTGCAACACGTACGCGAAAGCGCGGCGGAGTTTGCCAAGGAATACCCGAAAATCGCCGGGCGCCTGACGCTGTCCGGGCTGGACTGCGCCGACCCGTATGTCGAGCGTCTGCTGGAAGGATTTGCTTATCTCACGGCGCGAGTGCAGTTGAAGCTCGACGCCGAGTACCCGACCTTCACCCACAATCTGCTGGAAATCGCCTACCCGCATTACCTCGCACCGACGCCGTCGATGACGGTGGTGCAGATGCAGATCGACCCCAACGAAGGCTCGCTGAGCAGCGGCTTTACCCTGCCCCGTGACAGCGTGTTGCGCGCCACCTTGGGTCGGGACTCTCAGACATCCTGTGAATACCGCAGCGCCCATGCCGTTACCCTGTGGCCGCTCAAGGTCAGCCACGCTGAATATTTCGGCAATCCCGCGACTGTATTGGGCCGCCTCGCCGCCAGCGAACCCAAGGCGAAAGCCGGGTTGCGGATCACGCTGAAGACCGGCGCCGAACTGCCGTTCAATTCGCTGAATCTGGAAAACCTGCCGCTGTACCTTAATGGCGCGGATGAATTGCCGTTTCATCTTTACGAGCAGTTGTTGGGCAATGCCTGCGCGGTGTTTGCACGACAGCCCGGCAGCGATTGGGTGGAGCGCCTGCCAAGTGACGCGCTGAAGCCTCGTGGATTCGACGACCGGGAAGCCGCAATGCCCGTGGTCGCGCAGGCGTTTCAGGGCTATCGGCTTTTACAGGAATATTTCGCCCTGCCCCAGCGCTACCTGTTCGTCGACTTCACCGGGCTGAGTCGTGCGGTGCAACGGTGCGAAGGCCAAGAGCTGGAATTGATCGTGCTGTTCGAGCGCCTTGATCAGAGCCTTGAAGGCAGCGTCGGGTCTCAGCAGTTCGTGCCGTTCTGCACCCCGGCGATCAATCTGTTTCCGCGTCGTGTCGATCGGATTCACCTGTCTGACCGGGTCAACGAACACCACGTGATCGCTGATCGCACGCGCCCGATGGATTTTGAAATTCATTCGCTGACTGGCGTGACAGGGCATGGCACCGGTCCCGAACAGGCCTTTTTGCCGTTCTACGCGGTGCGCGATCCATCGCGTTATGGCCGTGACAAAGCCTATTACACACTACGTCGCGAACCTCGCGTGCTGTCCAGCGAACAACGCCGCACCGGCACGCGCTCAACCTACGTCGGCAGCGAAACCTTTGTCAGCCTGGTGGACAGTCAACAGGCCCCGCATCGTCATGATCTGCGTCAACTGGGCGTCAGCGCGTTGTGCACCAATCGCGACCTGCCGTTGTTCATGAACGTGGGTGGCGGCAAGACCGACTTCACCCTCGCCGACAGTGCACCCGTAACATCGATTCGTTGCCTGGCAGGCCCAAGCCGTCCTCGCGCCAGCCACGCCCACGATCAGAAAGCCTGGCGCCTGATCAGCCAACTCTCGCTGAATTACCTGTCACTCAGCGAGCAGGGCCAAGGCGCTGCGGCATTGCGCGAGTTGCTGCGCCTTTACGGCGACGCTCAAGACGCGGCATTGCAATTGCAGATCGAGGGGCTGATTGACGTGAGCAGCAAGCCCTGCACCCGACGCCTGCCGATGCCGGGGCCCATCGTGTTTGGGCGTGGATTGGAAATCACCCTGGAGTTCGACGAGAACGCCTTTCGCGGCACGGGCGTGTTTCTGATGGGCTCGGTGTTCCAGCGCTTTCTGGCGCGCTACGTGTCCATCAACAGCTTCACCGAAACGGTAATTCGCACCCGCGAGCGCGGCGAGATCATGCGCTGGAAAGCTCAGCCCGGTCGGCGTCCGACATTGTGA
- the tssE gene encoding type VI secretion system baseplate subunit TssE codes for MVNTLTSRERLQPSLLDRLTDDEPGNLQEGADKRVLSLTQLKASVLRDLTWLLNTTSLLDADATLHTPAGTSVINYGLPALAGNSASSIDVGVLEGLIHQAIATFEPRILRHTLRVRAQTLPDQMNHNALSFEIEGDLWAQPVALPLLLRTDLDLESGHVQVVPAEQRRRT; via the coding sequence CTGGTGAACACCCTGACCTCTCGCGAACGCTTGCAGCCCTCGCTGCTCGACCGTCTCACCGATGATGAACCCGGCAATCTGCAGGAAGGTGCGGACAAACGCGTGCTGTCGCTCACCCAGCTCAAGGCGTCGGTATTACGAGACCTGACCTGGCTGCTCAATACCACGTCCTTGCTCGATGCCGATGCCACGTTGCACACCCCTGCCGGCACATCAGTGATTAATTACGGTCTGCCTGCACTGGCCGGCAACAGCGCGTCGAGCATTGATGTCGGTGTTCTGGAGGGCTTGATTCATCAGGCCATCGCCACATTTGAGCCACGCATCCTGCGCCACACCTTGCGTGTCCGCGCCCAGACCTTGCCCGACCAGATGAACCACAACGCCCTGAGTTTCGAGATCGAAGGCGACCTGTGGGCGCAACCGGTGGCGCTGCCGCTCTTATTGCGCACCGATCTGGATCTGGAATCCGGTCATGTGCAGGTTGTGCCAGCCGAACAACGGAGACGCACATGA
- a CDS encoding type VI secretion system amidase effector protein Tae4 translates to MAKPSFINLWNAYERLMADHPAGDPCDGPWVNQCAIRMSITLNAEHTIKVNKSTYSEPKCAHEHARGAESLANWLWKNQLGRPAIYTNGASDRDKILNKVGIIFFKDFFYQPNDAEGHPSGDHIDLWDRGITATRGSDYFHRSKSVWFWELA, encoded by the coding sequence GTGGCCAAGCCGTCGTTTATCAATTTGTGGAATGCCTACGAAAGATTGATGGCCGATCATCCCGCCGGCGATCCATGTGATGGGCCATGGGTCAACCAGTGTGCGATTCGCATGAGCATTACGCTCAATGCCGAGCACACGATCAAGGTAAACAAATCCACCTACAGCGAACCCAAATGCGCCCATGAGCACGCCAGAGGGGCAGAGTCCCTGGCCAATTGGCTGTGGAAAAACCAGCTCGGGCGTCCGGCGATTTATACGAATGGCGCATCTGATCGCGACAAAATCCTGAACAAGGTGGGGATCATTTTCTTCAAGGATTTCTTTTATCAGCCCAATGATGCAGAAGGACATCCAAGCGGGGATCACATTGATCTGTGGGACCGCGGGATTACCGCTACAAGGGGCAGCGACTACTTCCATCGATCCAAAAGCGTCTGGTTCTGGGAGCTCGCGTGA
- a CDS encoding type VI secretion system tube protein Hcp produces MAVDIFIKIGDIKGESQDKAHKDEIDVLNWSWGMTQSGNMHTGGGGGAGKVSVRDLSFTKYIDKATPNLMMVCSSGKHIDKVTLTVRKAGGESQVEYLVITLEEVIVTGYDTGGSGAEDRLTEKLTLNFAQVRVDYQPQKADGTKDGGLIKYGWNIRTNTKL; encoded by the coding sequence ATGGCTGTTGATATCTTCATCAAGATTGGCGACATCAAGGGCGAGTCGCAGGACAAGGCCCACAAGGACGAAATCGATGTTCTGAACTGGAGCTGGGGCATGACTCAGTCCGGCAACATGCACACCGGTGGTGGCGGCGGTGCGGGCAAGGTCAGCGTTCGGGACCTGTCGTTCACCAAGTACATCGACAAGGCAACGCCGAATCTGATGATGGTGTGCTCCAGCGGCAAGCACATCGACAAGGTCACCTTGACCGTGCGCAAGGCCGGTGGCGAGAGCCAGGTCGAGTATCTGGTGATTACGCTGGAGGAAGTCATCGTGACCGGCTACGACACCGGTGGCTCGGGTGCAGAGGATCGCCTGACCGAGAAGTTGACGCTGAACTTCGCCCAGGTTCGTGTCGACTACCAGCCTCAGAAAGCTGACGGCACCAAGGATGGCGGCCTGATCAAGTACGGCTGGAACATCCGCACCAACACCAAGCTGTGA
- the tssC gene encoding type VI secretion system contractile sheath large subunit encodes MTELLRDTQAPAAQTEDANAFASLLLQEFKPKTERAREAVETAVRTLAEQALAQTDLVSNDAITSIESIIAAIDAKLTAQVNQVIHHPEFQQLESAWRGLHYLVNNTESDEQLKIRVLNISKPELHKTLKKFKGTAWDQSPVFKKMYEEEYGQFGGEPYGCLVGDYYFDQSPQDVELLTELSKTCAAMHAPFIAAASPTVMGMGSWQELSNPRDLTKIFTTPEYAGWRSLRESEDSRYIGLTMPRFLARLPYGAKTDPVEAFAFEEDTDGADSAKYTWANAAYAMAVNINRSFKHYGWCSRIRGVESGGEVQNLPAHTFPTDDGGVDMKCPTEIAISDRREAELAKNGFMPLLHKKNTDFAAFIGAQSLQKPAEYDDPDATANANLAARLPYLFATCRFAHYLKCIVRDKIGSFKEKDEMQRWLQNWILNYVDGDPAHSTETTKAQQPLAAAEVVVEDVEGNPGYYNSKFFLRPHYQLEGLTVSLRLVSKLPSAKGA; translated from the coding sequence ATGACTGAATTGCTGCGTGACACCCAGGCCCCCGCCGCCCAGACCGAAGACGCCAACGCGTTCGCATCGCTGCTGTTGCAAGAGTTCAAACCCAAGACCGAGCGTGCTCGCGAAGCCGTTGAAACCGCCGTTCGCACCCTTGCCGAGCAGGCACTGGCGCAGACCGATCTGGTCTCCAACGACGCCATTACGTCGATCGAGTCGATCATTGCCGCCATCGACGCCAAGCTCACCGCGCAAGTGAATCAGGTGATCCATCACCCGGAATTTCAGCAATTGGAAAGCGCGTGGCGTGGGCTGCATTACCTCGTCAACAACACCGAAAGCGATGAGCAACTGAAGATTCGCGTGCTGAACATCTCCAAGCCGGAGTTGCACAAGACCCTGAAGAAATTCAAGGGCACGGCGTGGGACCAAAGCCCGGTTTTCAAGAAGATGTACGAGGAAGAATATGGCCAGTTCGGCGGCGAGCCTTACGGCTGTCTGGTCGGCGATTACTATTTCGACCAGTCGCCACAGGACGTCGAGCTGCTGACCGAGCTGTCGAAAACCTGCGCGGCGATGCATGCCCCCTTCATCGCAGCGGCCTCGCCGACCGTGATGGGCATGGGGTCGTGGCAGGAGCTGTCGAACCCGCGTGACCTGACCAAGATTTTTACCACCCCGGAATACGCAGGCTGGCGTTCGCTGCGTGAATCGGAAGACTCGCGCTACATCGGCCTGACCATGCCGCGCTTCCTGGCTCGCCTGCCGTATGGCGCCAAGACTGATCCGGTGGAAGCCTTCGCGTTCGAAGAAGACACCGACGGTGCCGACAGCGCCAAGTACACCTGGGCCAACGCGGCCTATGCGATGGCGGTGAACATCAACCGGTCGTTCAAGCATTACGGCTGGTGTTCGCGAATCCGTGGCGTCGAGTCCGGCGGCGAAGTGCAGAACCTGCCTGCCCATACGTTCCCGACCGATGATGGCGGCGTGGACATGAAGTGCCCGACCGAAATCGCGATCTCCGACCGTCGCGAAGCCGAGCTGGCCAAGAACGGTTTCATGCCGCTGCTGCACAAGAAAAACACCGATTTCGCCGCCTTCATTGGCGCGCAGTCCTTGCAGAAACCGGCCGAATACGACGACCCGGACGCCACGGCCAACGCCAATCTGGCGGCGCGCCTGCCGTACCTGTTCGCCACCTGCCGCTTCGCCCATTACTTGAAGTGCATCGTGCGCGACAAGATCGGCTCCTTCAAAGAGAAGGACGAGATGCAGCGCTGGTTGCAGAACTGGATCTTGAACTACGTCGATGGGGACCCCGCGCATTCCACCGAAACCACGAAGGCGCAGCAACCGCTGGCAGCTGCCGAGGTGGTGGTCGAGGACGTCGAGGGCAATCCGGGTTACTACAACTCGAAGTTCTTCCTGCGCCCGCACTACCAGCTTGAAGGGCTGACAGTGTCGCTGCGCCTGGTGTCCAAGCTGCCTTCGGCGAAGGGCGCCTGA
- the tssB gene encoding type VI secretion system contractile sheath small subunit — translation MANTSSQKFIARNRAPRVQIEYDVELYGAEKKVQLPFVMGVMADLAGKPAEPLAAVADRKFLEVDVDNFDSRLKAMQPRVAFHVPNELTGEGNLSLDITFESMDDFSPAAVARKVDSLNQLLEARTQLANLLTYMDGKTGAEEIIMKAIKDPALLQALASAPKPQGAQPQDTEPKA, via the coding sequence GTGGCGAACACTAGTTCTCAGAAATTCATTGCGCGCAACCGCGCCCCGCGGGTCCAGATCGAATACGACGTCGAGCTGTACGGCGCCGAGAAGAAGGTCCAGCTGCCTTTCGTGATGGGTGTGATGGCGGACCTCGCCGGTAAGCCCGCCGAACCGCTGGCCGCCGTGGCGGATCGCAAGTTTCTGGAAGTCGATGTCGACAACTTCGATTCGCGTCTCAAGGCCATGCAGCCTCGCGTCGCGTTTCATGTCCCGAACGAACTGACCGGCGAAGGCAACCTCAGCCTCGATATCACGTTCGAGAGCATGGACGACTTCAGCCCTGCCGCCGTGGCACGCAAGGTCGATTCGCTCAATCAGTTGCTCGAAGCGCGTACCCAACTGGCCAACCTGCTGACCTACATGGACGGCAAGACAGGCGCAGAAGAAATCATCATGAAGGCGATCAAGGACCCGGCCCTGCTGCAAGCCTTGGCCAGCGCGCCGAAACCGCAAGGCGCTCAGCCCCAAGACACCGAGCCGAAGGCCTGA
- the tssA gene encoding type VI secretion system protein TssA, protein MDVPLLLAAVSANSPCGEDLEYDADFLQLERDAQGKPERSMGDAVHPAEPPDWRRVEQSSIALLQRSKDLRITHFLLQSALALDGFSGLANALTLINDLLGQYWPTLYPQLDSDDDNDPTVRINALSGIACDTNVRLLRESLLTRSRALGSVSLRAALNASGLQSFADEHLTADELAGALRDTDAEQLSAVRSALQEAHSAVDAIEHYVSSQVGSAQGVDLSALKQPLKQALHILAEYAPGGIVTETNARETRETEAFVEPSPERAELVAPRMSGDVNNRDDVVRSLDKILSYYARSEPSSPLPVLLNRAKNLVHADFATIVRNLIPDGMSQFENLRGPDLE, encoded by the coding sequence GTGGATGTTCCGTTGTTGCTCGCTGCAGTTTCCGCGAACTCTCCCTGTGGCGAAGACCTGGAGTATGACGCGGACTTTTTGCAGTTGGAGCGCGACGCCCAAGGCAAGCCCGAGCGCAGTATGGGTGATGCCGTTCACCCGGCGGAGCCGCCTGATTGGCGACGTGTGGAACAGTCCAGCATCGCACTTCTGCAACGCAGCAAAGACCTGCGAATCACCCATTTTCTCCTGCAAAGCGCCTTGGCCCTCGACGGATTTTCGGGGCTGGCCAACGCCCTGACGCTGATCAACGACCTGTTGGGACAGTACTGGCCAACGCTCTACCCGCAGCTCGATTCGGACGACGACAACGATCCCACCGTACGCATCAACGCCCTGTCCGGAATCGCCTGCGACACCAACGTTCGGCTGTTGCGTGAGAGCCTGCTGACCCGCTCACGTGCGCTCGGCTCGGTCAGCCTGCGAGCGGCGCTGAACGCCAGCGGCTTGCAGAGTTTCGCAGACGAACACCTCACCGCCGACGAATTGGCAGGCGCACTGCGCGACACCGACGCCGAGCAGTTGTCCGCCGTGCGCTCCGCATTGCAGGAAGCCCACAGCGCTGTCGACGCCATCGAGCATTACGTGTCCAGCCAAGTGGGTTCGGCGCAGGGCGTGGACTTGTCCGCTCTGAAGCAACCGCTCAAGCAGGCGCTGCACATCCTCGCCGAGTACGCGCCGGGCGGCATCGTGACCGAGACAAATGCCCGCGAAACACGCGAAACCGAGGCATTCGTTGAGCCGTCACCAGAACGCGCTGAACTCGTCGCACCGCGCATGTCCGGGGACGTGAACAACCGCGATGACGTGGTCCGCAGCCTCGACAAAATTCTGAGTTACTACGCCCGCAGCGAGCCTTCCAGCCCGCTGCCAGTGTTGCTGAATCGCGCGAAAAATCTGGTGCACGCTGACTTCGCGACCATCGTGCGCAATCTGATTCCCGACGGCATGTCCCAATTCGAAAACCTGCGCGGGCCCGACCTCGAGTAA